The Vibrio tubiashii DNA window GCAAAGCCCACCAGCTTTTAATGTGGGCACAAAGTGAAGGCAAACAGTTCGCCTTAGAGCTTGCTCTGTTTCACGCCTACTTCACCAATGGTAAAGATATTAGCGACTCTCAAGTACTGATTGAATGCGCCACTGAGCTAGGGCTAGAACAAGACCTCGTCACTAGCGTTATAGAAGATGAAAGCTGGGCGGAAGCCGTGGCGTCTACCGAGCAGCAATGGCTTGAAGCGGGCATCAACGCTGTTCCTGCAATCATCATTAATCGAAAGCATCTCATTTCCGGCGCGCAAACCACCGAGTTGCTAATATCGGCCATCAATCAGATTACTCAATCTCAAGAGTAGCGCTCATTTCTCCGCATTATCGCCACAACAAAGGATGTCAAAACCAAGTCAATCTTTCACGTTCTGCAAGATAATATTTGCCTGCCCCAAATGGGCACACTATGCTGTTTGACGTTTTCTACAACCATAATGATAAAGGCAAGGTAATGCGCAGTTCTTACACTTATCCAATCGGTACCCCGGGGCAAAAATGGGGTGACGCTGAGCGAATCGCTTGGCGTGAACAAACCACGATTAAACGTTTATATCAAAAAGAAGTCGTTCCCAAGATTCAGGCACTTTCAGAGCAGTTTGATGTTGAGCAATATGGCGCTCTCTCTTATGACCAAGAGCGTTACCCGCTTTTCTGTATTAAGTCGAAAAACTGGCATGATGAGAAGCCAATTGTGTTGGTCACAGGTGGCGTACACGGCTACGAAACCAGTGGTGTTCACGGCGCTTTAAAATTTGCCGCCAATGAAATGGAAAAGTACAGCGAACATTTCAACATTGTAATTGCTCCTTGTGTCAGTCCATGGGGCTATGAAGTGATCAACCGTTGGAACCCATTAGCGCTTGATCCAAACCGTTCTTTCTACCAAGACTCACCTGCCGAAGAATCTGCAAACCTAATGAAACTCATCACCTCATTGGGCCGCGA harbors:
- a CDS encoding M14 family metallopeptidase, translating into MRSSYTYPIGTPGQKWGDAERIAWREQTTIKRLYQKEVVPKIQALSEQFDVEQYGALSYDQERYPLFCIKSKNWHDEKPIVLVTGGVHGYETSGVHGALKFAANEMEKYSEHFNIVIAPCVSPWGYEVINRWNPLALDPNRSFYQDSPAEESANLMKLITSLGRDVLVHIDLHETTDSDETEFRPALAARDGIEYIEGMIPDGFYTVGDTENPQPEFQAAVIESVSKVTHIAPADDKGEIIGSPVVQHGVINYPMVKLGLCGGVTTCTYGTTTEVYPDSPKVTDEECNDAQVAAIVGGLDYVIANR
- a CDS encoding DsbA family oxidoreductase, coding for MNKIRIDIVSDVVCPWCIIGYKRLEHALAALSDEVEADIQWHPFELNPAMGDEGQNLREHLAEKYGTTTEASISARETLTNLGNEVGFEFNFNDDSRIYNTRKAHQLLMWAQSEGKQFALELALFHAYFTNGKDISDSQVLIECATELGLEQDLVTSVIEDESWAEAVASTEQQWLEAGINAVPAIIINRKHLISGAQTTELLISAINQITQSQE